A genome region from Mercenaria mercenaria strain notata chromosome 11, MADL_Memer_1, whole genome shotgun sequence includes the following:
- the LOC123531454 gene encoding gamma-aminobutyric acid type B receptor subunit 2-like, translated as MTAMYEDKAREVLCAAYRVGLYGPKIVWVFVGWYSSHFWRVNLDNVKCLEHEMDLAAEGSFITGPVFQNPVEERGFANLTAKEFDYLYHHHKTYTPEMKQYDIVAHHCYDSIWVSAIALNCTIRKLKEIGHPKTLDMFTYTDSNINDIIFECMGNTSMTGVSGEIVFTTGADPNKIVKMERIQDRERELIGHYRQDKYPNGYFEWIEDAIKWKDGNIPRDSTYVTQKEVKIPWSLYIPVSVLSGVGICLAVSFFAFNVIYRQNRIVKLSSPNINNVILLGCVLCYSSVFFKTTEVESVTICWTQKLFFSLGFTVTFGGLFSKTWRVYRIFTNKKLLKRTIKDYQLLAIIGGFVGVVVAVMILWAIFAQHRVIVNYLDKQVYMIGNDAEVHLFVRVCHSEYSTYFGWTLYIIQGALLSFGAFLAWETRHVKIQALNDSHQIGLCLYNVVILSAVGLTLSLLLVDQEVKMYGITSGCLIIGTTLTQAVIFIPKIRAVYNKVDTTISTVGTGVVGQSTNNGVNLPRTDAVK; from the exons ATGACAGCCATGTATGAAGATAAAGCAAGAGAAGTTTTATGTGCG GCTTACAGGGTAGGCTTGTACGGACCAAAGATTGTGTGGGTTTTTGTTGGCTGGTATTCTTCCCACTTCTGGAGAGTAAACTTGGACAACGTCAAATGCTTGGAACATGAAATGGATCTAGCAGCTGAAGGATCATTTATCACAGGACCAGTTTTTCAGAATCCAGTAGAGGAACGCGGATTCGCAAACCTCACAG CAAAGGAATTTGATTATCTGTACCACCACCATAAAACCTATACTCCCGAAATGAAGCAGTATGACATTGTGGCTCACCATTGCTATGATAGTATTTGGGTGTCGGCAATTGCATTAAATTGTACCATCCGAAAACTTAAAGAAATAG GTCATCCTAAAACTCTCGATATGTTTACATACACTGATTCCAACATAAACGATATCATTTTCGAATGCATGGGAAACACTTCAATGACTGGGGTCTCTGGGGAGATTGTATTCACGACCGGTGCAGACcctaataaaattgtaaaaatggagAGGATTCAAG ACAGAGAACGAGAACTGATTGGTCACTACAGACAAGACAAGTATCCAAATGGTTACTTTGAATGGATAGAAGATGCTATTAAATGGAAGG ACGGCAATATTCCACGTGATTCTACCTATGTTACACAAAAGGAAGTTAAGATACCATGGTCCCTCTACATACCAGTTTCAGTATTATCCGGAGTTGGCATCTGTCTGGCAGTCTCATTCTTCGCATTTAACGTTATATACCGACAAAACAG AATTGTGAAGCTTTCCTCGCCTAATATCAACAATGTCATACTTCTTGGCTGCGTTCTTTGCTACTCTTCTGTCTTCTTTAAAACAACAGAAGTGGAAAGTGTTACGATTTGCTGG ACACAAAAACTCTTCTTCAGTCTCGGATTCACGGTGACGTTTGGCGGGTTGTTCTCGAAGACTTGGAGAGTTTACcgtatttttacaaataaaaaacttCTTAAACGG ACAATAAAGGACTACCAGTTACTTGCTATAATCGGTGGTTTCGTGGGCGTTGTTGTGGCGGTGATGATTTTGTGGGCAATCTTTGCTCAACATAGAGTTATAGTGAACTATCTTGACAAACAA GTTTATATGATAGGAAACGATGCCGAGGTTCATTTGTTTGTGCGAGTTTGTCATTCTGAATATTCAACGTACTTTGGATGGACTTTATATATAATCCAAGGTGCCTTGCTATCGTTCGGGGCCTTCCTTGCATGGGAAACTAGACAC GTAAAGATCCAAGCTCTGAACGACTCGCACCAGATTGGtttgtgtttgtataacgtagtTATACTCAGTGCCGTAGGTCTAACCCTTTCCTTACTACTAGTTGACCAAGAAGTGAAGATGTATGGAATAACTTCCGGTTGTCTGATCATCGGAACAACATTAACACAGGCCGTGATTTTTATTCCGAAG ATTCGCGCAGTTTACAATAAAGTCGATACAACTATATCAACTGTTGGAACTGGAGTGGTTGGACAGTCGACTAACAATGGAGTAAATCTACCACGCACTGATGccgtcaaataa